Proteins from one Hyperolius riggenbachi isolate aHypRig1 chromosome 4, aHypRig1.pri, whole genome shotgun sequence genomic window:
- the LOC137571668 gene encoding leucine-rich repeat-containing protein 15-like: MAWKWHISGVVIFVIIHLTYGQCPKECKCLRSQQVECSGRDVVEIPHSIPQNIRGLSLINTEVTELQDGVLENMTALLALKIEKSELSTIEPNAFNNLISLRILSLMNNKLHDLPAGLFRDLGKLESLFLSNNMLGQIHPSLFLPLLNVKDLNLLGNNLRSIPRGTLDQMSGLTKLNIAKNNLTRLHPKTLEKVTKLQTLRLNENQIKEIPEGLLNTLTSLQEFAIQSNQISQLFPGLFSNNPELQKAYLSNNKITSLPEGLFFNTPQISKLTLFENAIKAIPTGVFGHLQKLKELWLYDNQLEKLVDNAFSNLTQLQLLVISRNQIHTISPDAFGGLEELQELSLHTNVLTTLHEDVLQGLHKLENISLHTNKIDHLPAGVFRNMATLKNIQLQNNSLQRLPEGIFDTVVNLDEVKLYSNPWKCDLQLLPLKSWISDHLNKLGNYSTVICANPPFAGEPIAELNDQQLASFISKSTTAPVMEYTTSMSEVSSTDAPFHFSKTTNLYKTTLKFSATTKAEISDKDFTEETTPDSDDSEFDPTYVPPDDREYRGNRLIGVVVAIIVLCCIAIVCTVVACILYNKKKKNHVVLMRMKQQNEA; the protein is encoded by the coding sequence ATGGCTTGGAAGTGGCACATCAGCGGAGTTGTAATCTTTGTTATCATCCATCTGACTTATGGACAGTGCCCTAAAGAATGTAAGTGTCTCAGAAGTCAACAGGTGGAATGTTCTGGGCGCGACGTTGTTGAGATACCACACTCTATTCCCCAGAATATTAGGGGCCTTTCACTTATAAACACGGAAGTGACAGAACTACAAGATGGAGTATTGGAAAATATGACAGCCCTTCTGGCTCTGAAAATTGAAAAAAGTGAACTGTCCACTATCGAACCTAATGCATTCAATAACCTTATAAGTCTTCGAATCCTCAGTTTGATGAACAATAAATTGCATGATTTACCGGCTGGGTTGTTTAGAGACCTAGGCAAGTTGGAAAGCCTTTTTCTCTCAAACAACATGTTGGGTCAGATTCATCCTTCATTATTTCTTCCATTATTGAATGTGAAAGATCTCAACCTACTGGGAAACAATCTCCGTTCTATCCCAAGAGGTACTTTAGATCAGATGAGTGGACTCACTAAGCTAAACATTGCCAAGAACAATCTCACTCGCCTGCACCCCAAAACTCTAGAAAAGGTCACCAAACTTCAAACCCTAAGACTTAATGAAAACCAGATAAAGGAAATTCCAGAAGGACTTTTGAATACACTCACAAGTCTTCAGGAGTTTGCAATACAAAGCAACCAGATCAGTCAGCTATTTCCTGGGCTGTTCTCTAACAACCCTGAACTACAAAAAGCATACCTATCAAATAACAAGATCACATCATTGCCAGAGGGACTATTTTTCAACACACCCCAGATTTCTAAACTAACATTGTTTGAAAATGCAATAAAAGCAATTCCTACCGGGGTGTTTGGGCATTTGCAAAAGCTGAAGGAACTCTGGCTATATGATAATCAACTTGAGAAACTTGTAGATAATGCCTTCTCCAATCTAACCCAACTGCAGTTACTCGTTATATCTAGAAATCAAATCCACACTATCTCTCCAGATGCCTTTGGTGGGTTAGAAGAGCTCCAAGAACTCTCACTGCATACCAATGTACTTACTACTTTACATGAAGATGTTCTTCAGGGATTACACAAGTTGGAGAACATATCCCTCCACACCAATAAGATAGACCATCTTCCCGCAGGTGTATTTCGAAATATGGCCACTCTAAAAAACATACAGTTACAGAACAATTCACTGCAGCGGCTTCCGGAGGGTATTTTTGATACGGTAGTCAATTTAGATGAAGTGAAACTTTACAGTAATCCATGGAAATGTGACCTTCAACTCCTTCCACTGAAGAGCTGGATTTCTGACCATCTAAACAAACTTGGGAACTACAGCACAGTTATATGTGCCAACCCACCTTTCGCAGGTGAGCCCATAGCTGAGCTAAATGACCAACAATTAGCGTCATTCATTTCCAAATCCACAACTGCCCCTGTGATGGAATATACCACATCTATGTCTGAAGTAAGCAGCACTGATGCTCCTTTTCATTTTTCCAAAACAACAAATCTGTATAAAACAACCCTCAAATTTTCTGCAACCACAAAAGCAGAAATTTCCGACAAGGACTTCACAGAGGAAACAACTCCAGATTCAGATGACTCCGAATTTGACCCAACCTATGTCCCTCCAGATGATAGGGAGTAtcgtggaaacaggctaattggTGTCGTTGTTGCAATAATAGTTTTATGTTGCATAGCTATTGTATGCACAGTTGTCGCTTGTATACTTTAtaacaaaaagaagaagaaccatgtgGTACTCATGAGGATGAAGCAGCAAAATGAAGCATAA